The genomic interval agtaatattacattgtatatatatacacatcttctttattcatcaatggacacttaggttgctgctGAAATTCTCAGTCTtgtgttttatatctttaaatataccAAACATAATTTTCAAGGCTGTGTTTAATAATTCCATTATCTGGGATCCCCTGTGGACAAAATGAGCACTATCTTCTGTGCACATAAATTTAAGTATATGTAAACAGAATTGTTATAGTCATCATTTACTTTCTTCACTCATCACCGTGCTTCTAGGATATATCCATCTTGCCATGTGTGCATTTATTCCATTGCTTTTACTTGCTGTACCTCATGGTGTCACTCCACCATTTACACCTTCCCCATTTCCCAAAGACAGCCACCAGGGTGGTCTCCAACTTCTCCACCAACTAACTATTCCAGTTATTTTATGGGTGTTACCTTGTCTGTCTATAGGTAAACTGTGAACTGCTTATACATAAGAATCATGTTTTTCTTCCCCTGTTCGTCTCCCTTGACAGTAAATAGTCAaggaatatttgttgattttctattaTGGCCTATGCATGTTTTCTACTATAAGGTGCtaaagattaaagtaaaattaatgataataactaAAATAAGTTGCCAATGGAATCTTCCTGAGCTGAGTTTAACCCAGGCTTTACCCCTTAcgagttctgtgaccttgggaaagtaaCACCTACTTGCTTTGGGcatttctttcttcatctattaagGTGGATAATACCACCTACCTTAGAGGGctgttatgagaaataaatgaattaactaaTTACAAAGCACCTCAGTACAGCAAATGACatataatagatttttaataaattatggcTGCTATGAGTCCTACCTATGGCTTCAAATTCCAGTCATTTGTACCTGTCAGCTCTTCCAAGAGAGTGTAAGCACCTTGGAGGCATGCCATTTCAGACACTTCTTTATATCTGCCCGTTCCCCAGCACTCTGCTTCATGTAATATTCCATGCATTTATGCTAAATGGATTACTGTAATTCTTTGGTTGGCATTCTGCTAACCTAGATTTTAAGCATACATGCTAGAGTATGTTAAAATGCTCTTTAATCCAGGAATGTAGTATGTATTAATACCCTTATTGCAAGACTCCTGGCAATCTTATTTATTACACATTGAAAGGAAAGTTGTATCTATTAAGAAGTAAAATCACAAATAAGTCTTCAGTGCATAAGAAAATTGCTGTTAtcatgttttccatttctctttccattGGCTTGAAAAATGCAAGTACTCCTTCAGTGATATTTTGtcttccagattttaaaataagaggaaTCTGCATCCTATAACAGAATGACAGAAACATGAATCAGTCTCTTCTACCCCGGTTTTTGACAATTAATTCCTTCTGTTTTGAGGAGCTATATCATTATAATTCACTGTTGAGAATCCTTATAAAACCTGGGCAAATgcttaaatcaaaataaaaatcacagccAAAATTCTAGATCTACACAAAAATATCTCTAATGGGCTTAGCATAGTTATTTCTCTGTCATTTGTTAGCATCTGACTATGCCATTTCATAAATGCTGAAATTTCTATTATTACTCTTCTGGATCAGCATGTCATACCTACACTGACTGGCCTTAATATGTACAAAGAACAGTGtctttagaattaaaataattgacAGACAACTTCAAAATCTTTTGTGGACTTTGAGTACATTGCTTAAAGAGTAAAACAAGGCAACTCAGTCTCTAAGAGGTGACATTTCATTTGGGAAGATATCCATTTACCACTTTCAAGAATTTGCactaaataagacaaaaataaattataacacaaaattcaatgcaattctttATGCCTAAGATTAATAACGATTCATCAAAACAAAGCTCCAGACATAGTGTTCCTAGCTTAAATGACAGAAACAAATTCAATTATTATAACAAGTACATTTAGTTTGGGATAATACTGGCATTCTCTTAACTTAGATGCTTATAAACAAATTTCAATAAGGAGATGGATATATACAATACAAAAAAACGGTGGGGAGGAAACAAGCAAGGaggagagaagttaaaaaaaagaggaacaacttttaaaagtttctagGGTTTTGTGTAAAGAATAAGGTATACCTCAGAAATGGTTTTGGGAAATGAAAGGATGCCCAGTTTATCATAAAGTGATAAAGCAGGTAAGACCACGtaataagcaatattttaaagatgtcgGTAGGAAGAGAGAGGTCATCATTTTTAGCAAATGTGAGATGTAATGAAGTGCCTAGATTTACTGAGTGATGTTTATATCTTACAGTTAGGTAttttgtaaacaaaaaaaaatccttcttatgGACATTCCTGAAAGAACAGCTGCTACAGTGGGACTGAAACTCTAGCCCCTAGTCCTTCTTTGCCCTCTGAAACAATTATTTCTATAATGCATTCTCTCTCTGCCATATTATTTAACTCTTTGGTCTTTACTATCTGTTTGCTGAATATCCTCCTGCCATCAAAACAAAAGCATTAACAGCTAATACTTAGTAATCATAACACTCCACGGTATGTTTTAAGAGCTTTCCACATACTAACTCATTTACTCCCCATAACAATCCTATGACTAGGTGCTATTATCATCAGTAATCACCATTTTGTAGATGGGGAGACTGATTGATAGAGAAGTAACTTGCTTGGGGTCATGGGACGAGTAtggggtagagctgggatttcaacCTAGGTAGACCAGCACCAGGCTCCATGCTCTTAACCAGGATGCTGTGTCACCTCTTTAGTAAGGTGGCCTTTCCCTCTCAACTCTTATCCATCACTGGGCACAATGCCACTATATCTGCTGTCCTCTAAATTTCAAACTCAGATGTAATATTTGATGAAGCTCTACCTTTGGAACCATCCCACACTACCAAGTCCCAGTGTTGGGACTTAATGTTACCAAAACACTTATAAATGTTTTGGCCCAAAGCAAATTGGCTAGTAGAAAATGAATAGCCCCCTTCATGATTTTTCAAGCTCTAGACATGTTAGTGCATATTGAAAGTTTTATAACCTTTAAGTCTCTCTAagtattttgttttctgcttttttcactAATTCATTTTCACTGTCCTGCAAAAAGCTGCAACAAATGTCTAACAATTTGTGATTGCTTAAATAGTGGTAggttatataataatataaatggtATGATCCCATTTTATAATTCTCCTTATATACAATCCCTGCTAACATTTCTAAAAGAAGGTAGTAATCACTGAAAGAAATACTTTAACAGTAAAAACCATCCACAGAAATAATGCTTCTTTGCATAATCATATCTATATGATCTATAATTTTTAGCTTAACTCATTACATATCCTGTGCTGTTTATACATTAAACTCTTTTGATGGTCACAATTTTCTCAGAAATAGTTTATAACATTCGTTACTTTTCTGGAAGAATGAGTGCTGAAAGAATGAGCAGTCAACATATTTTCCTAGACACATCTCAGATGTGCAAAGTGTTTCTGGAACAAAATCAAAGGAACCAGCACTACATGTAAGGCTGCATCTCTTTTAATAGTGTGGAAGTGCTTTGACAGAGGTAGGCACAGGGCTGAGGTGCACCAAGTCCCGGGGAGAAATGGGAGGGGAGGCCAGGTATCAACCCAAGGAGGTGACACTTATAGGATGTAGACTTGTAGGATGGGTTGGAGTTTGTGGGGACACATGGTAGAGAAAAAGCATTTTGGCCCATACACTAGCCAAACAGTAAGTATAGAAGAAAAAATGGCAATCCTTGATTTGATTTTACCTTGTAGAAAACTTTCTCCAAGACCAGTAGTAATTTATAGTAAACCAAGAGATATGCATGGGGGAATGGAAAACTTTTTATACCTTTTGTATTTACATCATGAGGTTGGTGGAATGTTAGTAAGAAAAGTTTTCAAGCACTAGAAGATGTCATACTTTCCTACAAGATTGATATGTATTCAGAAATGTATAAATTGGTCTTACCACACCATTCTTAAAGTTCTCAATCCTTTTCTTCCCTAATTTGTTGGTTATCCACCAGGCCCAGGTTGGCATGTATTGCCACAAATATGCCATTAACAAAAAAGGCTGATCCGCGATCCAGACTTCCTTCAGATCATTGGCCATGCTGATTAACATCAGCTGCACACAACGACTGGCTGCCATCTTGTGGGACTGATCTACATCGCTGCCTGTAGtctaagaaaattttgaaaaattagtgAGGGATGTGTATTTATCCAAGGTATCTCACAGAACTTTTAGGCTAGAAAGGACTCAGAAGACATCTAGTTGAGTGACTCCTTTAATGTGGCCTCATGCCCCTTAGGAGTCCCCACAGGTACTAATATGTGCCTATAAGCTATTTGTAATATTTCAAAAAGCCTAATGGAATTCATACACTTAACCAGATAAGATTGTGCAGGCTAACTAAAAGATaaaggttctctgcttttaattAGAATTGTACCATCTTAAAGTACTTAATGATAATTCCATGTCACTTtaatagtaaaaaattttaaacaaattattaatacatttagcaagtgaaattctataaaatatggaGTCCATGGGGATGAAATGGAGGAAGAAGATAAAAGCGGTTTCTTGGTATTGAACAAATCTGGTACTGCTACTCTAGTTAACCCACTACCATTCTACaaataaactgaggcccagaaaggcagTAACTTATCTGTGCTCACACAGATCATTTAGTAGTAGCCAGTTCTATATTCCAAGTCCCTTGATTCCTATAATAGAGTGCTTATTCTGTTTTACCATAGTGCCTccacagaaaatgtgaaaatgtaaacTGTATATGTAAACATTTACATAAAAGCATATAGATTTATATCTCAGTAGAAATATTAGTGGAGAAGGAAAATTTCATGGCCTTTAGAGGGATTTTTGTATTAGTGAGTGATACTGGATTCTTCATGAGACATTCACTATTCATTTGATAGACCACTTATGTGTAATCTATGAGCTGAGGGAAGCACAGGCCTGGGTGAGGCTAACCTAAAATTAGTACAACTCAACAAGCTTTTTTCTAAGCTCCTTCACCATAATCCCTTTTTAAAATCCCAGTAAGATTTAATGTACTAAAATTCAGCCACACAGAACCTTTCAGTGTTGCTATAATTTGTGAATTGATTAAaactgggtttttaaaatactgatagcGCACATAATAGTGGATTACTTATAAGCAGTATCTTAGTAATTTCTTTAGCTTTTATTAAAACTGGATGCCAAAGCCCTATCAGCTAACCTTAACCATTTTCCTAATGCTGAGTTAAGTTCTGTAAATAGTTCATAAGCAATTCTAACATGAAAACCCTGAGGCATAGTGATATGATGCCAGTGTATAACTACTAAAGCATTCAAATTATTCCCCAACTAGAAATTTTTACCTTTGTGACTTCTTCAGTTAGGGCATTCTTCACAATATTTGATTGCACAGGTCCTGGGCAAATGTTAGAAACTATTATACCTGGGTATGTAGCAAGTTCAATTCGGAGGGTATTAAAAAATccctaaaaggcaaaaaaaaaaaaaaaaaaaaaaaagcaagtaaaattaaatacagaCACATATCTCATGTTTACTAATAGCACTGAATTActtttcttcaactttttatGAAGGACAACAGCAGCAGAAAATATGTTCTGAAATGCCTGAGTAAAGGATAGGAAATATAATTACGCAAGATGAGGCATTTTTAAGTGTAAGACTGAAGGCAATCTAGAAGAGGCATTCTCAGCTCTTTCCAGGTATGAATGGTTCATCCCCGCATTGGCAGTGGCAGCTCGTGCCACCAGTGATTTAGCACTGGGTAAGTGAGAGACTACCCGTGGAGAGTCTGATACACCCTCCCACCCAGTCGCCACCAGCTCCCCACTCCAAAAGGGTTGCATGTTCTCCACTGAGCATCACTGAGgctgggtttctttttctccctcaaagTGGCCTAAAGTGCAGATGTTGGGGCAAGGGGGAGCAAGCGGGGATTAGTACTAAACCAAAACTATCATAGAGGAACAGTTCAACCTTTTCAATTACTATTTGAATAGATAATTAGTTTCACCAAAGATTTATATTTGGGGGGTAGTAAAAGAGTACATGCTAGTTGAAAATGTAATATGATTGCTTACTCAATGGCTTTTGTAAAAACAAGCTGGACCCTCTAGACTTAAAAGATACTGCCCATTTCTAAACCAAATAGGGAGTAAACATCTACATCCCTTCATCTCCTCTCTAAATCAGGAAATATTCCAAGACTACATTGCGATAAACTGAATTAATTGAAAAGCCTAAGCAGCTAACCCAGGGTACATTCATTTGTGATCCAATAACATCAAACAGTTACCAGCCTTTAATGCTGATGCCTAACAAACACAGGGTCTTTGAGGGTTCACGCTGTCAGAGACTAATACAGTGCCTGACTCAGATGGACAGGAAAAAAGGCTTCATGAATGAACTCCTGCACTCTTAACCTTATGCCACTCTAAGCAAAAGAGGGGAGAGGACACCATGAAAGCCAGTATACCAGACACGAAAACCTCTCCTTGTTTGAAATCACATCTAGTATAGTGTGTGAACTTCTGATTGACAAGTAAGTTCGCTCTCTAGCTTGCTGGGTATCGGGGAAGGAAATGTGCTCTTCAAAAAGAGCCTCCTGGTCTCAGTGTTCAGCTACTGGTATAACCACAGTCTCGACCTGCCACATGGTATCAGATGATCAAATCCAATAATAAAACAGTGAGTCTTGGAGGGCAGGCCAGACAACTCATATTGTGTTTGATTGAAAGCATCCTGCATCTCTTATGAGATACTAAGTGCGAAACAGATGGGGTGGCCAACTTCCCTCATCTGCCTGCCTGAGACTTGCCCAACTGCTCTACAGGAAGTAAGTGATACCCCATTACCAAATATGAGGAAATCATCACTCCCATATTTCATTTCATCGCTCTGCAACTGTCCGCTCTTCACAGCAGAAAGAGGATCCTAAGGAACCAAAGCTTCAAATTTTCATGAAACTGATGACCATTCAACTATTGCATCTCATTATTCCAACAGTGAAAGATTCTACTTAAGCTGACCTTCAACAGCATTAATTATAAATCATTTGTCTTTCTTAATCATTCTCCTCCTATTGGCCTTATGATTTAATTTGCTCCATGTTATAGTTTAATAACATTTCTTATCCACTCTTAAGCCAACATTAAAAATTCATTCGTTTCTAATATTCACATCTCATAAATTATGCAAGCCAAATTAAGCTTTCTCCGAGACTCTGCCTTAACTAGATTTTCTTCTTCCAATGAAATCAGAGTAAACAGAGTCAAGGCTAGTCCCAGTAGGGATATGAAACGCAGGGCTAATCATTCAGTGGGCAGTTCCTACGTCTGACCTGCACGTACATTTAGAAATTCAGGTAAAATAAACACCAACAAcaatggggaaggaaaaagaagtcacAGAAATGAGGAGGACAAGTACATCCTGAAATGTGTGTAGAAGAAACAAGGGGTAGACCCCAAATTTGCCATGAAGATGTGTTAGAAATGAGGATAAGGTAAAGGGTGACATGTCAACTAGACTATACAGTTTTCAAGGGCAGGGATCATATATCTTATCATCTTTATACTCCCAGGAACTGTTGCAGTGCACGACACagtgtaggtgctcaatacatgtttgctAAATTAGGAAGAGGCATGTAAGGCTCAAGTCTTTTTTAGCATCTTCTGGGTAAGTCTTCTACCTGAGATCTtgggtctctctctgtctccatacATCACTACCCAGTTCCGATGATCTCTTGCACTGAAGGCCATATGCCCCATATACACATTCAGTTCAGTTCTACCCAAGTTGAGTTTTGGCAGCCTTACCTGAAGAGCATGTTTGCTGGCACAATATCCAGCAGAAAGGGGTGCAGATATAACACCCAGGAGGCTAGTCACAGTAACAATTTTTCCTTGCTTCCTCTCAATCATGtgaggcagaacacactttgtcAAGGACACCGTCCCTAAGTAGTTAACCTCTATTAGCTCCTTGTAGACGTCCAGGCTGGTGTCCACACACAAAGAACGCTGGGATACTCCACCATTGTTGACCAGAATGTCAatctaattaaagaaaatcagaaaaggggCACTTTAGAGATGGCCTGTAAATGTATTGTTAGAATTCTGGTTATATTAACTTGATGAATCACTGGAACAGGATGGTATATTTCCAgaagtcaataataaaaaagataaaatgaaaatcagaattcACCTATGGAACTAAATTCTCAACTTAAGTGactttttatggaaaataatgtGTCACAAAAATAATAGGCACAGTGGATTTTTAGCTTTTGTTCTACATGGAGGAGTTAGTATTTGTTAAGGGAGGAAAAGTTCTAATTACATAAAGCCACAGACTCAGAGATTAAAAGAGGCCCAACTCATGGGCCTTCATCACACTGCATGAACCCATTTGCCTAAAGCCCTTTGAATGACAGCACCATAGATGGGAATCTCTTTTGCAGCTACTTCAAAGCAAGATTCATGCACTCAAAATGCTACTTACTTTGCCAAATTCCTGGAGAACCGCTTTGGTAGCCATTTCATGGGAACTTCTGTTAGTCAGGTCAAGGGGCAAAATGAGTATATCTTTTCCTTTCAGATTGCCATTCTCTAAATAAAAGACACTTAAAAATTAATGTGGAAGTCATGTGCTATTTACATTAACATTTAACACCCACCCTACAACCACACTTGGCAATGAACTCATTTCTGGGTGGCCCTGTGGATGAGGTTCTCTTCAGTGACCAAGAAGAGGACTGGTGGTGATATGGCAACATATCATCCAACAAAAAGCTGGGTACACAGGAAGTAGAATTCCTCTCTTCAGCTTGAATATATACAGCCTAATATTGGAACAgactctagaagaaatcaagCTTATACTacaaactaaaaccaaaaatttTAGAGCAATTTCTTTAGAAGTACAGAGGTACAACTGTACAACTGTTATATGATAGGTTCACTActtgatttttaaacatattttttaaaattttatgctgAAAATCAATAAGAAGTTGAGTCTTCCAGTCACATGACACATAGAAGCTTCCTTCCAGCGGCTAAGGATTCCAGGAGGCAAACAAGGAAAAGGATACAATCCTGAAATTGGCAACCAAGAAACAAGTTGTGCTATAATGGCCCTTTCtatttctgttcatcaaaagagcAACTGAAACTAAGTTCCTTGAATTCTAACCTTGAAATACAACAAGGTTGTgtttcaataagaaaaacaagtaagTAGAGAAAACAAGAGGTGTAAAGGCTTTATGGGCAAAGGAGTAAATTGTGAAAcattaactgtttttaaaaagaaatagtttgCACTAATGATCtgacaaataaaaggaaacagcCTTATTCCAGCTAAGAAAAGCTGTTATGGTTCATTTCTGCCAGTGCAAGTCTCAACAGAGGAGGAGCAACTGCCATAAGAAGTGGCCCAGTTCAAAAACACAAGAAGCCTTTGAAAGCAATATCGTGAAAGAGGGCTTGTGGCCTTGGCAGCTAACTCTATTTCTGGGTGGTTAGTTCCATCAGCAAAgtgaaagaaagatttttaaagaatgacaggtaaatgaccaaaaaaatggtctactggaaaattcaaaattatttcagtgtAGATACTAAATGTCCCATGAGAAATAATAACTTTATTACTTGAGGCTGCTTTCACTGTGAACATAACTACACCAAAacccaaacagacaaaaacattgTTGTcctatatatatggaaaaatattaccTCAAGTTGCATTTTTCAAACTTAATTCTATTCCGAGACTTCCctagtagtccagtggttaagactccgtgcttccagtgcaaAGGGACATGGgtacgatccctggtccgggaactaagatcccacatgtgtggCGTGCCCgaaaaaaatttaactctatTCCTGTTTTTTCCTGGTAACAAAAATCTTATACCATTTCATACAATTTTAATATCTGATGTTTTACCAAAATGTCAATTAAATTTCTCTGGTTACATACATGTATATCATACATAAGAACCAAACTGTTCTTTCTCTAAGACAAAAATGTAAGACATTTATTTGGTCACTAAAAATCCACTAGCATTTGAGAGAATTGATGGTCACTCCCTAATGCTAAGAACCAGTGTccaaaaaaagtagaaatgtgGCAGAAAAAGAGACGAAAAAGGCCAGGCCAGCTAACTAAGAGATGACAAAAGGAAGAGGACTTGGATCAAAGCACGTAGAGCATTTGGAAACAGAGTCTACTGCCCAGGAGAATCCCCCTCTTCCctctaaaatttccaaattttgacTCTGGGTTCTGATTTACTTCTAGGAAGCACTGCTGCTATTTTAGATTTACTTACCAAGGCATCTTCTTTTCACCCTTTCCAGCTCATGCACTCTTCTGGATGACAGCACAAGAGAAACTCCGAGTTTGGACAGCTGGTAAGCCAGCTCTTCACCAATCCCACTTGATGCTCCAGTCACCCACACCACCATATCAGTCAGCTCCCATTCTATTGAAAAAGGAGTGGGGATTGAGGGGAGAAAATAAGCTATGGGTTACATCCGTAAATCAAAGattaaccaaaggaaaaaagtagTTTTAAACAATATCACTGAATATGAAGACATAATGTGTggcacttaaaaatttaaatatcctaTGTTTACagccttgattgtggtgatggtctcacaggtgtatacttatccccaaactcatccagctgtatacattaaatatggaCAGTTTCTTATATGataatcatacctcaataaagtggtttaaaaattttttaaattaaatatcctAAGAAAACACTTCCTACCTAGTGCTACAAATCATATTAGTAACAGTTATCAACATGTTATTTTGTGTATTCTAGACTCTTGGTGAGTTTTCCAGACTTTACTTCAAGGTATAACTCCATGGTCTGACTCTAAGCCTCTATTTATCTGTATATTTGATCAAGAAAAGTAAGGGTAAGTAAACAGAAAGTATCTGGACTCACATTCTCACTTTCCTTATTCATAAATGAGGGATTCAGATAAGATGATCACTAAAAGTCCCATCCAGTTTTCAGTTCTATTATTCTAATTTCTTGCAAATCTGAATATACCAAGTTCTACTCTAGGGTATGGCAGAACCACCCTGGATTTTTAAAGTCATGTTTTCCCCATTTGTCAATCATATCTGATGCCTATCAACTAAAGGTTTTTAGTGCCCCCCCAAATGCCTGAGCTTTCATCTTAGAAGAATCTAGTAGTTCACCCAAGAAGAAATACATATGAGCAATGAAATGTACTCTGCTTGCCCAAGTATCATCTTGTTAAAgactgtaaaaatgtaaaataaagcaaTGACGAGTGGTATATTCTCCAGTGAAAAACTTATTTGCACTGAAGCACACGATAGCCACCGTCCATCTGAATTCGTAGAGAGTCACTGTAGTGCAGTGTTCCCGTGTGCCttgtttattaaaatgtgttatttatcaAAAATAGCAAACAAGGTTTTATTTAAGATATACACTTTTGATTTTAGATCAGAAAAGTTAAAATCAGGAAACTAGTTTACTGTTTTAGTCAAACAATTCTAAAACCTAACTGGCCGGTAATCAGTACGAGCTCTGGAGACTATCAGGGCTCAAGTTCTAGCTGTgtcacacacagcaatgaaatgCTCCCATGTGAGAACTCGGTGCCTTAATTTTCCAAACCTGGAAAactgaattaataataaaacctCCTTCATATGACTGTTGAGAgaaatgagttaaaatatgtaaagcactcaGAGCAGTGTGTGACACATACTCAGTGCTTAATAAAATGTCAACTGTAATTGTTGCTAAAATTGTTTAACAAATGGACTTTTTGGCAACAAAACACATTGTATGTTGTAATTTCTCCAGCCAGGGGCAATGGGGTTACTAACTTTAATggcttaatattttttcattgcttCCTATGTGCTTAAACATATTACCTTATTAAAACCCTCACAAGGACCTTATGAAACAAGAATTATCtcaattttatagaaaaggaaactgaggtttacagAGATTAATTTACAGCACTAGACTGTAAATTTCCTTAAGGATAGGACCCTGACTCCCTTATTCATTGCTGTGTCCTCAGTGCATCGCACAGAGACTCGCATAGAGAAAGCACTCCATAAATCACTGTTGAATAAACACCCAGGAACCCTGGCAGAGCTAGGATAGGAGTCCAGGTATATCTAGCTCCAAAGCCCACACTCTGATCACTAGCCTACACTGACCACGTTTTAATAAGATCAATATCTTAGAACCCAACTGTCTTAGCCATTCAAGAAAATGTCCTCAGGAAAGAGGTGTCATGTAAATATCTGAACTAAGGACAGAAACATCCCAAATACTGTGTCTGGGCTACAATGCTTTCCTATCATCtgatgtacttttttctttttttttttggctgcagcttgaaggatctcagttccctaacctgggccagggcagtgaaagctccaagtcctaaccactagaccaccagggaactcccacatcTGATGTACTTTTGTGGAAAGGCTCAACTGAGCAACCTTCCTGAAGGACTTTATCAGGAATAGCAGAATGTATATTCAGATAGTCATTCATTGACTACTCATTGTTCCAAAGTTCTGCAATACACAAGACTCCAAGGTGAATATAATTTGTTTGTAACTATTTACTAACTAGCACAGAACTAACAaagatttcttcatttgtataCCAATATGCAAACATTATTTAAATGCAACAAAGAAAAGCCGCAGGCTCACATTTACCTTAGTACACCTGCAGTTCTGGCACCCTTCTTCCCACTCTGGAGAAGAAAACTTCCTTATTCAGCACCAACTTTTGTTTAACAATTCAACAGAATCTGGCATACATTAACGGCCCCCCTAAAGAGCTTCTGAAAGCAGATTCTTGGAGTTGGAAGGACACTTAGAGTTCAACCCCTAACCCAGTTTCAGAATTCTCCCCTCAGGCTGTTGACTAGTCTCCACTTAATTTCCTCACAGGAAGAGTAAGCTAGTGATCTCTGAGGCACCGGTTCCTTTTTATAAGGCAAGTCTCATCATTCAAGGGGTTCAGGGATTCTTTCTTATACTGATAACTTTAACTTCTATGGACCAGCAGCCGTTGGCAGCAGTTCTGCCTTGTGGTGTCAGGAAGAATAAATCAAGCCTGTTTTGCACACGGCAGTGTCTCATTTATTTGAAGACAGCTGTTATGTCCTCCCTACGTCCTTTCATCTCTTGCT from Physeter macrocephalus isolate SW-GA chromosome 11, ASM283717v5, whole genome shotgun sequence carries:
- the DHRS7 gene encoding dehydrogenase/reductase SDR family member 7; this encodes MSWDLLLWLLALCALLALVVQLVRFLRADGDLTLLWAEWQGRRPEWELTDMVVWVTGASSGIGEELAYQLSKLGVSLVLSSRRVHELERVKRRCLENGNLKGKDILILPLDLTNRSSHEMATKAVLQEFGKIDILVNNGGVSQRSLCVDTSLDVYKELIEVNYLGTVSLTKCVLPHMIERKQGKIVTVTSLLGVISAPLSAGYCASKHALQGFFNTLRIELATYPGIIVSNICPGPVQSNIVKNALTEEVTKTTGSDVDQSHKMAASRCVQLMLISMANDLKEVWIADQPFLLMAYLWQYMPTWAWWITNKLGKKRIENFKNGVDADSSYFKIWKTKYH